A genomic stretch from Anaerolinea thermophila UNI-1 includes:
- a CDS encoding ABC transporter ATP-binding protein, producing the protein MGFGIGGGTGMGMGPGALLDTFGAAGERKGEAFNPRVMVRLLAFLKPYWRPLAIAFIAMLGATGLTLLIPYLLKIAIDVHIAGGNARGLGQVALLTGAAYVGLYITSAGQQYLLSRVGQRVLGDLRARLFRHLQELSLSYHDTHIVGVTVSRVMNDVAVINELLSQGWISFFSDLFILSGIVVIMLSMNAHLALLAFLVLPLMVLATRWFARAAQSAFRETRSRVAAVVGNLAEEIAGMRVIQAFAREEATQERFREVNVANRDANINAMSLSFLYMPAIEFLSTLATAVVLWFGGQMALGGTVTVGLLVAFLSYVSRFFQPIQELARLYTTLQAAMAGGEQVLALLDTQPDVQDAPDAVEMPPIRGEIVFRDVSFRYRPDTPEVLHRINLHIQPGQRVALVGPTGAGKTTIANLTARFYEVSEGAVLIDGIDVRRVRQDSLRRQIGIVPQDSFLFAGTIADNIRFGKPDASDAEVEQAARLANAHDFIINLPEGYQTPILENAANLSVGQRQLICIARAILTDPRILILDEATANIDTVSEALIQEALERLLEGRTALIIAHRLSTIHNADVILVIQDGEIVQRGTHSELIAQPGLYRTLYEKQFRLG; encoded by the coding sequence ATGGGCTTCGGCATTGGCGGCGGTACAGGCATGGGCATGGGTCCCGGCGCTCTGCTGGACACCTTTGGAGCGGCGGGCGAGCGCAAGGGCGAAGCCTTCAACCCGCGCGTGATGGTGCGCCTGCTGGCATTCCTCAAGCCCTACTGGCGTCCGCTGGCGATAGCCTTCATCGCCATGCTGGGCGCAACCGGCTTGACCCTGCTCATCCCCTACCTGCTCAAAATTGCCATTGATGTGCATATCGCCGGGGGCAACGCCCGCGGATTGGGACAGGTGGCACTGCTCACCGGCGCGGCGTATGTGGGGCTGTACATCACCTCGGCGGGACAGCAGTACCTGCTCTCCCGCGTGGGTCAGCGCGTGCTGGGTGACCTGCGCGCCCGCCTCTTCCGCCATCTGCAGGAACTCTCCCTCAGTTACCACGACACCCACATCGTCGGGGTGACCGTCTCGCGGGTGATGAACGACGTGGCGGTGATCAACGAACTGCTCTCGCAGGGCTGGATTTCCTTCTTCAGCGACCTGTTCATCCTCAGCGGCATTGTGGTCATCATGCTCTCGATGAACGCTCATCTGGCACTGCTGGCGTTCCTCGTCCTGCCGCTGATGGTGCTGGCAACGCGCTGGTTTGCCCGCGCGGCGCAGTCTGCCTTCCGCGAGACGCGCTCGCGGGTGGCGGCGGTGGTGGGCAACCTGGCGGAAGAAATTGCCGGCATGCGCGTCATCCAGGCGTTTGCCCGCGAAGAAGCCACCCAGGAACGCTTCCGCGAGGTCAACGTTGCCAACCGCGATGCCAACATCAACGCCATGTCGCTGTCGTTCCTCTACATGCCCGCCATCGAGTTCCTCAGCACGCTGGCAACGGCGGTGGTCTTGTGGTTTGGCGGGCAGATGGCGCTGGGCGGCACGGTGACGGTGGGACTGCTGGTGGCGTTCCTTTCCTACGTCTCGCGCTTCTTCCAGCCCATTCAGGAACTGGCGCGCCTCTACACTACCCTGCAAGCCGCCATGGCGGGCGGCGAGCAGGTGCTTGCCCTGCTGGACACCCAGCCCGACGTGCAGGATGCTCCCGATGCCGTCGAGATGCCGCCCATCCGCGGGGAGATTGTCTTCCGCGATGTGTCCTTCCGCTACCGCCCGGACACTCCCGAAGTTCTGCACCGCATCAACCTGCACATCCAGCCCGGTCAGCGCGTGGCGCTGGTGGGACCTACCGGCGCAGGCAAGACCACCATTGCCAATCTGACGGCGCGCTTTTACGAAGTCTCCGAAGGCGCGGTGCTGATTGACGGCATCGACGTGCGCCGGGTGCGCCAGGACAGTCTGCGGCGGCAAATCGGCATCGTGCCGCAGGATTCTTTCCTCTTTGCCGGAACAATCGCTGACAACATCCGCTTCGGCAAACCCGATGCCAGCGATGCCGAAGTGGAGCAGGCGGCGCGCCTGGCTAACGCCCACGACTTCATCATCAACCTGCCGGAAGGCTACCAGACGCCCATTCTGGAAAACGCCGCCAACCTCTCGGTGGGTCAGCGCCAGTTGATTTGCATTGCCCGCGCCATCCTCACCGACCCGCGCATCCTCATCCTCGACGAAGCCACCGCCAACATTGACACCGTCAGCGAGGCGCTGATTCAGGAAGCCCTGGAGCGTCTGCTGGAAGGGCGCACTGCGCTGATCATCGCTCACCGCCTGTCCACCATCCACAACGCCGATGTGATTCTGGTCATTCAGGACGGGGAAATCGTCCAGCGCGGCACGCACAGCGAATTAATTGCTCAGCCGGGCTTGTACCGCACGCTGTACGAGAAGCAGTTCCGTTTGGGGTAA
- a CDS encoding AAC(3) family N-acetyltransferase, which produces MLTFRDLVQAFRGLGLSPQRPLIVHASLSSFGEEIRGGAETLLGALLTVSGRVMAPTFTYKTMLIPEAGPENNALTYGAGKDLNQMAEFFFPDMPADPLMGVLAETLRCHPQAKRSMHPILSFAGIGLDEVIAVQTLVDPLAPIGALAALDGEVVLIGVNHTANTSIHYAETLAGRQGFVRWALTPKGVWECPGFPGCSDGFDAVAPSLEDVTRRGRIAQSEVQVIPLTSLLERVRGILEDDPLALLCARTECERCDTYRRLVVA; this is translated from the coding sequence ATGCTGACGTTCCGCGATCTGGTACAGGCGTTTCGGGGGTTGGGACTTTCACCACAGCGCCCCCTCATTGTGCATGCTTCGCTTTCCTCATTTGGTGAGGAGATCCGCGGCGGGGCGGAGACCCTGCTGGGCGCACTGCTTACGGTCAGCGGGCGGGTGATGGCGCCCACCTTTACGTATAAAACCATGCTCATTCCCGAAGCCGGACCGGAGAACAACGCCCTGACCTACGGCGCGGGCAAAGACCTGAATCAGATGGCGGAGTTTTTCTTCCCCGATATGCCCGCCGACCCGCTAATGGGCGTGCTGGCAGAGACCCTGCGGTGCCATCCGCAGGCAAAGCGTTCCATGCACCCCATTCTCTCATTTGCCGGTATTGGGCTGGACGAGGTGATTGCTGTGCAGACGCTGGTTGATCCTCTGGCGCCCATTGGTGCGCTGGCGGCACTGGACGGCGAGGTGGTGCTGATTGGGGTGAATCACACCGCCAACACCAGCATCCACTACGCCGAAACCCTGGCGGGCAGGCAGGGCTTTGTGCGCTGGGCGCTCACCCCCAAAGGGGTGTGGGAATGCCCGGGTTTTCCCGGCTGTTCCGATGGCTTCGATGCTGTAGCGCCCTCTCTGGAAGACGTTACCCGCCGCGGGCGCATTGCCCAATCGGAGGTGCAGGTCATTCCACTGACGTCTCTGCTGGAGCGGGTGCGGGGTATCCTGGAAGACGACCCACTGGCGCTGTTGTGCGCGCGAACCGAGTGCGAGCGCTGTGACACCTACCGCCGTCTGGTGGTGGCATAG
- a CDS encoding SDR family NAD(P)-dependent oxidoreductase, whose product MSPFTALLTSAGREPTKSIALALAEPGARLALTDLTPMGLEDTAALVQAQGAEVSTHVADPSKGLAVRMLLDEVLERWESLDALINCPLAQPTAGMLELDEWDFQRTLESNIGGPFLMLQALGRIWREERRGGIVLHVITGGGARPPDAGKFAFTASQAGLRALTRSAVELAPLGIRVYGVCLESVHPRGALVAARLAAQILHGQVQAEPGTLFEVDNTGDWA is encoded by the coding sequence ATGAGCCCGTTTACGGCGTTGTTGACTTCTGCCGGGCGCGAACCGACAAAATCCATTGCTCTGGCGCTGGCGGAACCGGGTGCGCGCCTGGCGCTGACCGACCTGACCCCCATGGGGCTGGAAGATACTGCCGCGCTGGTGCAGGCGCAGGGGGCAGAGGTTTCCACCCACGTTGCCGATCCGTCCAAAGGGCTGGCGGTGCGCATGTTGCTGGATGAGGTGCTGGAGCGCTGGGAGAGCCTGGATGCACTGATTAACTGCCCGCTGGCTCAGCCCACTGCGGGCATGCTGGAACTGGACGAGTGGGACTTTCAGCGCACGCTGGAAAGCAATATCGGCGGTCCCTTCCTCATGCTTCAGGCGCTGGGGCGCATCTGGCGCGAGGAAAGGCGCGGGGGCATTGTTTTGCACGTCATCACCGGCGGCGGGGCACGTCCGCCCGATGCGGGTAAATTTGCCTTTACCGCCAGTCAGGCGGGTTTGCGCGCGCTCACTCGTTCCGCCGTCGAACTGGCGCCGCTGGGCATCCGTGTGTACGGGGTGTGCCTGGAAAGTGTCCATCCGCGCGGGGCGCTGGTGGCGGCGCGTCTGGCGGCACAAATCCTGCACGGACAGGTTCAAGCCGAACCCGGCACCCTGTTCGAGGTGGATAACACCGGCGACTGGGCATAA
- a CDS encoding extracellular solute-binding protein: protein MFKRLSLLFLFGMFFLGACAPVVTPQAGQPEAPAPIATRQDSAAETVGGKLVIYSGRSEALIQPVLDAFRALYPNVEIALKAGSNSEIANALIEEQSNPQADVFITTEVFTAQKLSENGVLAPYTPAQPDLLPADGRAADGTWVALTRRARVILYNTNLVPPEELPASIFDLTDPKWKGQVAAANSTNGSMQAQIAVMRHLYGEETTEAWLKGLMDNEVTFFGGHTDVRKAVAAGEFKLGLVNHYYYHLQLAEGSPVGVIYPDQGEGQKGVITNATAAGLIKGGANPTTARAFLDFLLSPEGQRIFAEQNYEYPVLPGVPLREGVRPLDEVRLAPFNLPEVVQDFDATFDLMEKVGLP, encoded by the coding sequence ATGTTTAAACGACTTTCGTTGCTGTTTCTTTTTGGTATGTTCTTCCTGGGCGCCTGCGCGCCCGTTGTGACCCCGCAAGCCGGTCAGCCCGAGGCGCCAGCGCCTATCGCTACCCGTCAGGACTCAGCCGCCGAGACGGTGGGCGGTAAACTGGTCATTTACTCCGGGCGCTCCGAAGCCCTCATTCAGCCTGTGCTGGATGCCTTCCGCGCCCTGTATCCGAACGTGGAGATTGCTCTGAAAGCCGGCAGTAACAGCGAGATTGCCAACGCGCTCATCGAAGAGCAGAGTAATCCGCAAGCCGATGTCTTCATCACCACCGAGGTTTTCACCGCCCAGAAACTGAGCGAAAACGGTGTGCTGGCGCCCTACACCCCCGCACAGCCCGATTTGCTCCCGGCAGATGGGCGTGCCGCTGACGGCACCTGGGTAGCGCTCACCCGCCGCGCTCGGGTCATCCTGTACAACACAAACCTGGTGCCCCCTGAAGAATTGCCCGCCTCGATTTTTGACCTGACCGACCCGAAGTGGAAAGGGCAGGTTGCCGCGGCAAATTCCACCAACGGCTCCATGCAAGCCCAGATTGCGGTGATGCGCCATCTTTACGGCGAAGAAACTACCGAAGCCTGGCTCAAGGGGCTCATGGATAACGAGGTCACGTTCTTTGGCGGGCACACCGACGTGCGCAAAGCCGTTGCCGCCGGTGAGTTCAAACTGGGGCTGGTCAATCATTATTACTATCATCTGCAACTTGCCGAAGGCAGTCCTGTGGGGGTGATTTACCCCGATCAGGGCGAAGGACAGAAAGGCGTCATCACCAACGCCACCGCCGCCGGTCTCATCAAGGGTGGAGCCAACCCCACCACGGCGCGTGCCTTTCTGGATTTCCTGCTCTCGCCGGAAGGTCAGCGCATCTTTGCGGAGCAAAACTACGAGTATCCTGTACTGCCCGGGGTGCCCCTGCGCGAAGGTGTGCGCCCGCTGGATGAGGTGCGCCTGGCGCCGTTCAACCTGCCCGAAGTGGTGCAGGATTTCGATGCGACGTTTGATTTGATGGAAAAGGTGGGCTTACCCTAG
- a CDS encoding DUF3592 domain-containing protein, producing MESIGFICFVGLTLIFAAVGGFALWTYFKDRQKAEASKQWMAVNGRVVESRVEVREGYDEDQGTTRSYAPHVEYEYEVNGTVYRSTKLQAGTRVFVSSRGRAEAEVARYAPGTPVTVYCDPANPAEAVLQPGKSSKAGLVIGIVFLVISGMILCLFLITVLIGAAAK from the coding sequence ATGGAAAGCATTGGATTTATCTGCTTTGTGGGGTTAACGCTGATTTTTGCCGCAGTGGGGGGCTTTGCCCTGTGGACGTATTTTAAAGACCGCCAGAAAGCCGAAGCCAGCAAGCAGTGGATGGCTGTCAACGGCAGAGTGGTGGAGTCGCGTGTGGAAGTACGCGAAGGTTATGACGAAGACCAGGGTACCACGCGCTCGTATGCGCCCCATGTGGAGTACGAGTACGAGGTCAACGGCACAGTGTATCGCTCCACCAAACTGCAGGCGGGGACGCGCGTCTTCGTCAGCAGTCGGGGCAGGGCTGAGGCGGAAGTTGCTCGCTATGCCCCCGGTACCCCGGTGACGGTGTACTGCGACCCTGCCAACCCCGCTGAGGCGGTTTTACAACCGGGTAAATCTTCCAAAGCCGGGCTGGTCATCGGCATTGTCTTTCTGGTCATTTCGGGGATGATTCTGTGCCTGTTCCTGATTACTGTGCTGATTGGTGCGGCGGCAAAGTAA
- a CDS encoding ABC transporter ATP-binding protein — translation MIALSLHHVSRTFAQNPRPAVDDLSLDLPAGQILALVGPSGCGKTTTLRLIAGLECPDRGKIFINGRLMASSLVFVPPERRGVGMVFQDHALFPHLTVFDNVAFGLRGKPRTQVRQTVHAMLEMVGLQALAGRYPHALSGGERQRVALARALAPRPVLVLMDEPFSSLDADMRLEMREQVRGILKEMGATVVFVTHDQEEALFMGDRLAVFREGRMEQLGTPEEIFHASTSRFVAEFMGDSDFLPGSVVHEGIHTPLGVIAQPLSLPAGTPVEIALRADDVDFVPDGQNGNAVIVERFFRGAFHVYRLRLESGEVLHAFKEHTLVLPAGMRVRARISAEHPLIVFPKRA, via the coding sequence ATGATCGCGCTTTCTCTTCATCATGTCTCTCGAACCTTTGCTCAAAACCCCCGTCCAGCAGTGGATGATCTCTCACTGGACCTTCCCGCCGGTCAAATTCTGGCGCTGGTGGGTCCCAGCGGATGCGGGAAAACCACCACCCTGCGCCTCATCGCCGGGCTGGAATGCCCCGATCGGGGGAAGATTTTCATCAATGGACGGCTGATGGCGTCTTCGCTGGTGTTCGTCCCCCCAGAACGGCGCGGCGTGGGGATGGTCTTTCAGGATCATGCCCTCTTTCCCCACCTGACGGTGTTTGACAACGTTGCTTTTGGCTTACGCGGCAAACCGCGCACCCAGGTGCGCCAAACCGTACATGCCATGCTGGAGATGGTTGGACTGCAAGCCCTGGCAGGGCGTTACCCCCATGCGCTTTCGGGGGGAGAACGCCAGCGGGTAGCCCTGGCGCGCGCCCTGGCGCCGCGTCCCGTGCTGGTGCTGATGGATGAACCCTTCAGCAGTCTGGACGCCGACATGCGTCTGGAGATGCGCGAGCAGGTGCGCGGGATTTTGAAAGAGATGGGTGCCACGGTGGTCTTTGTCACCCACGACCAGGAAGAAGCTCTTTTCATGGGCGACCGTCTGGCAGTCTTCCGTGAAGGGCGTATGGAGCAGTTGGGCACGCCCGAAGAGATTTTCCATGCCTCGACGTCCCGTTTTGTAGCCGAGTTCATGGGCGATAGCGACTTCCTGCCCGGCTCGGTAGTCCATGAAGGCATTCACACGCCGTTGGGTGTGATTGCCCAGCCGCTTTCCCTGCCTGCCGGCACGCCGGTGGAGATTGCCCTGCGCGCCGACGACGTGGATTTTGTTCCCGACGGACAAAACGGCAACGCGGTCATTGTCGAGCGCTTCTTCCGTGGAGCCTTCCATGTCTATCGTCTGCGCCTGGAGAGTGGCGAGGTGCTGCATGCCTTCAAAGAGCATACCCTGGTGCTTCCCGCCGGTATGCGCGTGCGGGCGCGCATTAGCGCTGAACACCCGCTGATTGTCTTTCCAAAGAGAGCCTGA
- a CDS encoding ABC transporter permease: MSDSFAHAASLRHTAPSFSPRLAFAAGLVGLFVAVPLGYIFVRALGADPADWQRLLQTRVWGLLGNTLGLAFAVTTGTLLLGVGLAFLTERTDLPGRKFFRWALALPLAIPPYIGAIIHLALMRPRGGIIPQMLESWLGQVLPLPSPLGFWGAVFVLTLFTYPYVYLLSGAAFRSLHASLEEAARTLGRTPLQTLWQVTLPALRPGLLAGSLLVMLDVLAEYGTVALLRYETFSSAIFVQLSGRYNRSAAAVLSGVLVLLAMFILWGELRAQGQARFTQMEGGWRPAPPLRLGRWRIPALMAVLGVSVAALFVPLGVLTTWSVQALARPEITAAVFRTGSQGFGHFAFNSVWTAGLAAVLAIVLSLPVALFARRSPSRFSHFLTRLAQVGYAIPGVVIALSLVLLVNRFLPFLYGTPLVVVMAYVLRHMPQAVRASESALSLLAPTLEEAARTLGRTSAQTLFQVTLPLVLPGLLAGGALVFLTSLKELPATLLLRPAGFDTLAVRVWMWATDGFYLQAAPAALFLVLVSIVPLAFLLRREQIFR, translated from the coding sequence ATGTCAGACTCGTTTGCCCACGCGGCATCCCTGCGTCACACTGCCCCTTCTTTCAGCCCCCGGCTGGCTTTTGCCGCGGGGCTGGTGGGCTTGTTTGTCGCCGTGCCGCTGGGGTATATCTTTGTGCGTGCGCTGGGTGCTGATCCTGCCGACTGGCAAAGGCTCTTGCAAACCCGTGTGTGGGGCTTGCTGGGCAATACGCTGGGTCTTGCCTTTGCCGTCACCACAGGGACGCTTTTGCTGGGGGTGGGGCTGGCATTTCTCACCGAGCGCACCGACCTGCCGGGCAGGAAATTCTTCCGCTGGGCGCTGGCACTGCCGCTCGCCATCCCGCCTTACATTGGGGCTATCATTCATCTGGCATTGATGCGTCCGCGCGGCGGTATCATTCCCCAGATGCTGGAGTCGTGGCTGGGGCAGGTTCTTCCCCTGCCCAGCCCGCTGGGGTTCTGGGGAGCGGTGTTTGTGCTGACCCTGTTTACCTATCCGTATGTCTATCTTCTCAGCGGGGCGGCTTTTCGTTCCCTGCATGCCTCACTGGAAGAAGCCGCGCGCACCCTGGGACGCACTCCCCTGCAGACGCTCTGGCAGGTCACCCTGCCGGCTTTGCGCCCGGGATTGCTGGCGGGTTCTCTGCTGGTGATGCTGGACGTGCTGGCAGAGTACGGTACGGTTGCCTTACTGCGCTATGAGACCTTTTCTTCTGCCATTTTCGTGCAGTTATCCGGTCGCTACAACCGCTCCGCCGCGGCGGTGCTGAGCGGGGTTCTGGTACTGCTCGCCATGTTTATCCTGTGGGGGGAACTGCGCGCCCAGGGGCAGGCGCGCTTTACCCAGATGGAAGGTGGCTGGCGTCCCGCTCCGCCGCTGAGGCTGGGACGCTGGCGCATCCCTGCGCTGATGGCAGTGCTGGGGGTAAGCGTTGCCGCGCTGTTCGTGCCGCTGGGCGTGCTGACGACATGGAGCGTTCAGGCACTTGCCCGCCCCGAAATCACCGCGGCAGTGTTCCGCACCGGCTCGCAGGGTTTTGGTCATTTTGCCTTCAACAGTGTATGGACGGCAGGGCTGGCGGCGGTGCTGGCAATTGTCCTTTCTCTGCCGGTAGCGCTGTTTGCCCGCCGTTCTCCCAGTCGCTTCTCCCACTTTCTGACACGCCTGGCTCAGGTAGGCTACGCCATCCCTGGGGTGGTGATTGCCCTCAGCCTCGTCCTGCTGGTCAACCGCTTTTTGCCGTTCCTGTACGGCACGCCGCTGGTGGTGGTGATGGCGTACGTCCTGCGCCATATGCCGCAGGCGGTGCGCGCCAGCGAATCGGCGCTGAGTTTGCTTGCGCCAACCCTGGAAGAAGCCGCCCGCACCCTGGGACGTACCAGCGCGCAAACCCTGTTTCAGGTCACTCTGCCGCTCGTCCTGCCCGGTTTGCTGGCAGGCGGCGCGCTGGTGTTCCTTACCTCGTTGAAAGAACTGCCTGCCACCCTGTTACTGCGCCCGGCGGGGTTTGATACCCTGGCGGTGCGGGTGTGGATGTGGGCGACCGATGGATTCTATCTTCAAGCCGCTCCGGCGGCGCTCTTTCTGGTACTGGTTTCGATTGTACCGCTGGCATTTCTTCTTCGCAGGGAGCAAATTTTCCGATGA
- a CDS encoding glycoside hydrolase family 35 protein translates to MSTLTIEGDHFELDGEPFRILAGAMHYFRVHPAYWKDRLLKLKAMGLNTVETYVAWNLHEPHEGEFHFGDWLNIERYIELAGELGLYVIVRPGPYICAEWEMGGLPAWLLKDPQMKLRCMYQPYLDAVGEYFSQLMHRLVPLQSTRGGPIIAMQVENEYGSYGNDTRYLKYLEELLRQCGVDVLLFTADGVADEMMQYGSLPHLFKAVNFGNRPGDAFEKLREYQTGGPLLVAEFWDGWFDHWGERHHTRSAGEVARVLDDLLSEGASVNLYMFHGGTNFGFMNGANAFPSPHYTPTVTSYDYDAPLSECGNITPKYEAMREVIGKYVDLPEMPDFPPVVRHAYGKVQLDEWAPLLSQVDVLSTPEYSTVPLPMEMYDQNYGFILYETQLSGPREEARLIIRGLHDRGHVFVDNELIGIVDRENHAKPLSFSVQDQGVRLHILVENMGRVNYGPDLADRKGITEGVLLGQQWLFGWTVYPLPLEDLSAIRYLPGEPEEFPAFLRGTWTINGTPADTFLALPGWTKGVVWINGFNIGRYWKRGPQKTLYVPAPLLKEGENEIVVLELDDLHHPVVEFRNHAELG, encoded by the coding sequence CGGAGAGCCCTTTCGTATTCTTGCCGGGGCAATGCATTACTTCCGCGTCCACCCGGCGTACTGGAAAGACCGTCTGCTCAAGCTCAAAGCCATGGGGCTGAACACGGTTGAGACTTACGTTGCCTGGAATCTGCATGAGCCCCATGAGGGGGAATTTCACTTTGGCGACTGGTTGAACATTGAGCGTTATATCGAACTGGCAGGCGAACTGGGGCTTTACGTCATCGTGCGCCCGGGTCCATACATCTGTGCCGAGTGGGAGATGGGCGGTCTGCCTGCCTGGCTGCTCAAAGACCCGCAGATGAAACTGCGCTGTATGTATCAACCCTACCTGGATGCCGTCGGGGAGTACTTCAGCCAGTTGATGCACCGTTTGGTGCCCCTGCAAAGCACCCGAGGAGGTCCCATCATCGCCATGCAGGTGGAAAATGAGTATGGCAGTTACGGCAACGATACCCGCTACCTGAAATATCTGGAAGAACTTCTGCGCCAGTGTGGGGTGGATGTCTTGCTCTTCACCGCCGATGGCGTTGCCGATGAGATGATGCAGTATGGCAGTCTGCCGCACCTCTTCAAGGCAGTTAACTTTGGCAATCGTCCCGGCGATGCTTTCGAAAAACTGCGCGAGTACCAGACGGGCGGTCCTTTGCTGGTAGCCGAATTTTGGGACGGTTGGTTTGATCACTGGGGAGAGCGCCACCATACCCGTTCGGCGGGAGAGGTTGCCCGGGTGCTGGACGATTTACTCTCCGAGGGGGCTTCGGTGAACCTGTACATGTTCCACGGGGGCACCAATTTTGGCTTCATGAACGGCGCCAATGCCTTCCCTTCTCCCCATTACACCCCCACGGTGACCAGTTATGACTACGACGCCCCGCTTAGCGAGTGCGGCAACATCACCCCCAAGTACGAAGCCATGCGCGAGGTCATTGGCAAATACGTGGATTTGCCCGAAATGCCCGATTTTCCGCCGGTAGTCAGGCATGCCTACGGTAAGGTACAACTGGACGAGTGGGCGCCCCTGCTGAGTCAGGTGGATGTGCTTTCCACTCCCGAATACAGCACCGTTCCCCTGCCGATGGAGATGTACGACCAGAATTACGGCTTCATCCTCTACGAAACTCAACTGAGCGGACCGCGCGAGGAAGCCCGCCTGATCATCCGCGGACTGCACGACCGCGGGCATGTTTTTGTGGATAATGAACTCATCGGCATTGTCGACCGCGAGAACCATGCCAAACCGCTGTCGTTCTCGGTGCAGGATCAGGGAGTGCGCCTGCACATCCTGGTGGAAAACATGGGGCGGGTCAACTATGGTCCCGACCTTGCCGACCGCAAGGGCATCACCGAGGGGGTTTTGCTGGGACAGCAGTGGCTCTTTGGCTGGACGGTGTATCCCCTGCCGCTGGAAGACCTCTCCGCCATCCGCTATCTGCCCGGCGAGCCGGAGGAATTTCCGGCGTTCCTGCGTGGCACCTGGACAATTAACGGCACACCCGCCGATACTTTCCTTGCCCTGCCCGGTTGGACCAAAGGCGTAGTGTGGATTAACGGCTTTAACATTGGGCGATACTGGAAGCGCGGACCGCAAAAGACGCTGTACGTGCCTGCCCCTCTGCTTAAAGAGGGAGAGAACGAAATTGTAGTGCTGGAACTGGACGACCTGCACCATCCGGTGGTGGAATTTCGCAATCATGCGGAGTTAGGATGA